One part of the Pseudocalidococcus azoricus BACA0444 genome encodes these proteins:
- the tmk gene encoding dTMP kinase produces MPGRFIVWEGGEGAGKTTQIGLTQAWLQESGWLEALQTLVPQLKPVMLVTREPGGTALGQHLRQLLLHSPTDIAPACELLLYAADRAQHLAEKILPHLDAGGLVLCDRFTDSTVAYQGYGRGLDLGIIHQLNQIATAGRQPDLTLWLDVTPMQGLGRAEKRSGSQDRMEQATLAFHQRVQQGFAQLSGQAPARIKRIDANCSQAEVTIQIQSCLREVLRQWYPQISAP; encoded by the coding sequence ATTCCTGGTCGTTTTATTGTTTGGGAAGGGGGTGAAGGGGCGGGCAAAACGACTCAAATTGGCCTCACCCAGGCCTGGTTGCAGGAATCCGGCTGGTTAGAGGCCTTGCAAACCCTTGTCCCACAGTTAAAGCCAGTGATGCTGGTGACTCGCGAACCAGGGGGGACGGCCCTAGGTCAACACCTGCGCCAACTGTTGCTCCATAGTCCGACAGATATTGCCCCGGCCTGTGAACTGTTGCTCTATGCGGCGGATCGGGCCCAACATCTAGCTGAAAAAATCCTGCCCCACCTTGATGCCGGGGGATTAGTCCTCTGTGATCGCTTTACGGATTCGACTGTGGCTTACCAAGGCTATGGGCGGGGCCTGGATTTAGGGATCATTCACCAACTCAACCAAATCGCGACGGCCGGCCGGCAACCGGATTTAACCCTCTGGCTGGATGTGACTCCCATGCAGGGCCTGGGACGGGCAGAAAAACGCTCCGGCAGTCAAGATCGCATGGAACAGGCCACCTTAGCGTTTCATCAACGAGTCCAGCAGGGATTTGCACAACTGAGTGGCCAGGCCCCGGCACGGATCAAGCGGATTGATGCCAACTGCTCCCAGGCCGAGGTGACGATCCAAATTCAATCCTGCTTACGAGAGGTACTGCGCCAATGGTATCCCCAGATTTCAGCCCCATAA
- a CDS encoding DNA polymerase III subunit delta', whose translation MVSPDFSPIIGQLQARELLEQALVRQRIATAYLFAGPPGVGRALMARQLIRSLLGGIHQSLANHPDVLWLQPTYLQNNKLVTAAELIAQGQSLPKTRPQIRLEQIRHLSRFLSRPPLEAPRSVVVIEQAETMAEGAANGLLKTLEEPGLATLILIAPSETALLPTLVSRCQRIPFYRLTASQMSQVLHQAGASEVLGFPLLMELAAGSPGAAITHWQQWQTIPRELRQACLGLTPPISLRQGLELAREISQGLDVESQIWLLDLMQQTLWQNHRNIADVERLEAARQQLKQYVQPRLVWEVAMIGFT comes from the coding sequence ATGGTATCCCCAGATTTCAGCCCCATAATTGGTCAACTCCAAGCCCGAGAACTCTTAGAGCAGGCCTTGGTGCGTCAACGAATTGCCACCGCCTATTTATTCGCAGGGCCACCCGGAGTCGGACGGGCATTGATGGCGCGGCAACTGATCCGGTCTTTGTTGGGGGGAATCCATCAATCCTTAGCAAATCATCCCGATGTTCTTTGGCTCCAACCAACTTACTTACAAAACAATAAGCTTGTCACCGCTGCTGAACTCATCGCCCAAGGCCAGAGCCTACCGAAAACACGCCCCCAAATCCGTCTCGAGCAAATTCGACACCTGAGTCGGTTCTTGAGTCGTCCACCATTAGAAGCCCCCCGCTCTGTCGTGGTCATTGAGCAAGCAGAAACAATGGCCGAAGGGGCCGCCAACGGACTCTTAAAAACCTTAGAGGAACCTGGTCTGGCCACCTTAATTTTAATTGCCCCTAGTGAAACCGCCCTTCTCCCGACCTTAGTTTCCCGCTGCCAACGGATTCCCTTCTATCGCCTCACGGCCAGTCAAATGAGCCAAGTTCTCCACCAGGCCGGGGCCAGCGAAGTTTTAGGGTTTCCCCTCTTAATGGAATTAGCGGCTGGCAGTCCGGGAGCAGCGATTACCCATTGGCAACAGTGGCAAACTATTCCTAGGGAACTCCGCCAGGCCTGTTTAGGCTTAACACCCCCTATTTCTCTCCGGCAAGGATTAGAGTTAGCCCGTGAGATTAGCCAAGGCCTGGACGTGGAATCACAAATTTGGCTCTTGGATTTAATGCAACAAACTCTTTGGCAAAACCACCGAAATATCGCTGATGTGGAACGATTAGAAGCCGCCCGCCAACAACTAAAACAATATGTTCAACCCCGCTTAGTTTGGGAGGTAGCCATGATTGGATTTACCTAA